In a genomic window of Leishmania mexicana MHOM/GT/2001/U1103 complete genome, chromosome 30:
- a CDS encoding phosphatidylinositol-4-phosphate 5-kinase-like protein: MSVHSSAQAAAPAPASPQGPESDISGRVTTANELTVKKKKKLLNDVNIKFSFPSGATYEGSVRDGRIEGYGVYTYAQIGDVYEGEWKADLKHGQGCYTFANGDKYTGQWYMGKKQGKGQFVFANGNEYVGSWKTNQMNGYGVFVLASNGDRYEGYWSEGVRQGEGCLYYGNGDLYDGEWCSGQQQGLGVFFQSNDDLYCGQWDAGVMDGKGVLREKGILFLVEYVGGYLILKLRHSNSLDETEKEWAPAYQHYLAWVEHHQAPTESTLSTKEESKLRDELQAVLAENSILRKRLEGLLALHQPKGRSDNSGGKSQTTFLLAALEEAGAEYWKQSLRKLEGRVKLLECTLAERVVEVRKLSEQLKKRDAKVHELELGIAARKVWLCGTKHNCAKETPPFNAQTLCALPEPLEMDIIDADEVNQLRERNAGLVRLNEELQRKVAFLTAENAKLALKEEAAEEQYDKLTEEVEKLRVTLENERRVNMSSEPPKAGDTTATAAVSVSAAVGVSPLVSLPFSPEKSLAPEELQQKLIQANRLNIELRLRMGELERTAQPKRCVAALSLSTQEASGIERENEMLRSVVTSLKAELVVMQSASNDAEQRIVLAHQRQVELEESMKVITHRKAANPQLQEALERKSTRIENLELENAELARLLDETRADLEERQAISVATKRQPSFESSTVGGALSELESAQKEVKKLQRRMKKFTGERNSVTERVYELQVRLARTDRTLGALQGRVIVIASIADGGIGGAAVADAAARVDAADCTKLALSDCGEETTYQYDYCFGKDASVEQVFAELCGPLAFVWSGYQLALMTVGEFRSGKTGLVKEILPLFTKYLSKEAEESPQRLFFSFTYRVAVVEIAARGGFDCASGDNVTEVCCDSSGFVQPKNVRFIECTSGSISIVVDNLLAKRRQHYNGRSHTWIQLQCVRTSVARQCQTVGRLTIFDWCGSALLASQKKDIESARFANASSQGLRDLITALGGKLSVIPYTKSLETSLLFDLLGGNSVTAVIGRIRSSAEHIEETLRTLHVLTSLVGVHNGPLVPDNQTSDEIRWQGIVAALCSDHIAGRELKAVENIREL; the protein is encoded by the coding sequence ATGAGCGTACACTCGTCTGCacaagcggcggcgccagctCCAGCGAGTCCGCAAGGACCAGAATCGGATATCAGCGGTAGGGTTACTACAGCCAACGAGCTAACAgtgaagaagaaaaagaagctCTTGAATGACGTCAACATCAAGTTCAGTTTCCCCAGCGGCGCCACATACGAAGGGAGTGTCAGGGATGGAAGAATCGAGGGATACGGCGTCTATACTTATGCCCAAATCGGCGATGTCTACGAGGGCGAGTGGAAAGCAGACCTCAAGCATGGTCAGGGCTGTTACACCTTCGCAAACGGCGACAAGTACACTGGGCAGTGGTACATGGGCAAGAAACAAGGAAAGGGACAGTTTGTGTTCGCCAATGGTAACGAGTATGTCGGCTCATGGAAGACGAATCAAATGAACGGCTACGGTGTCTTTGTGCTCGCGTCGAACGGTGACCGCTACGAAGGCTATTGGAGCGAGGGCGTCCGgcaaggggaggggtgccTCTACTACGGAAACGGTGACTTGTACGACGGCGAGTGGTGTAGCGGCCAGCAGCAAGGCCTCGGCGTTTTTTTTCAATCGAACGACGACTTGTACTGTGGTCAGTGGGATGCCGGAGTCATGGACGGAAAAGGCGTCTTGCGAGAGAAGGGCAttctcttcctcgtcgaATACGTAGGAGGCTACCTCATTTTAAAGCTAAGGCACAGCAACTCCCTCGACGAGACAGAGAAAGAGTGGGCGCCCGCCTACCAACATTATCTTGCCTGGGTTGAGCATCACCAAGCTCCGACTGAGTCAACGCTATCGACCAAGGAAGAGAGCAAGCTCAGAGACGAGCTTCAAGCAGTCCTCGCTGAAAACAGCATTCTTCGCAAGCGGCTTGAAGGCCTACTTGCCCTGCATCAGCCGAAAGGTCGCTCGGATAACTCAGGCGGAAAGTCACAGACTACGTTTCTTTTGGCTGCTCTGGAGGAGGCTGGCGCAGAGTACTGGAAGCAGTCACTGCGAAAGCTGGAGGGCAGAGTAAAGCTACTGGAGTGCACGCTTGCCGAACGTGTTGTGGAGGTGCGAAAGCTTAGTGAGCAGCTGAAAAAGAGAGATGCTAAAGTACACGAGCTAGAACTCGGAATCGCAGCGCGCAAGGTGTGGCTTTGTGGCACGAAGCATAACTGTGCGAAGGAAACACCACCATTCAACGCACAAACGCTATGTGCGCTCCCAGAACCCCTAGAAATGGACATTAtcgacgccgacgaggtgAATCAGCTGAGGGAGCGGAATGCTGGGCTGGTGAGGCTGAACGAAGAGCTGCAACGGAAGGTGGCCTTTCTCACCGCTGAAAACGCAAAGCTTGCTTTGAAGGAGGAAGCCGCCGAAGAGCAGTATGACAAACtcacggaggaggtggagaagtTGCGGGTGACTTTGGAAAATGAGCGCCGCGTCAACATGAGTAGTGAGCCGCCAAAGGCTGGAGACACGACTGCAACTGCAGCAGTGTCAGTGTCTGCGGCAGTGGGGGTGTCTCCACTGGTGTCGCTACCGTTTTCACCCGAGAAGAGCTTAGCACCTGAAGAGCTTCAGCAGAAGCTCATACAGGCAAACCGGCTAAACATCGAGCTGCGGCTTAGAATGGGTGAACTGGAGCGAACAGCTCAGCCGAAGCGATGCGTCGCAGCACTATCCTTATCCACACAGGAGGCTTCCGGAATCGAGCGCGAGAATGAGATGCTGCGCTCTGTAGTGACGAGTCTCAAAGCAGAATTAGTGGTGATGCAGAGCGCTTCGAACGATGCAGAGCAGCGAATCGTTCTTGCCCATCAGCGACaggtggagctggaggagtcCATGAAGGTGATCACACACCGCAAAGCAGCAAATCCGCAGTTGCAGGAGGCACTGGAGCGGAAGTCTACGCGAATCGAGAATCTAGAACTGGAAAACGCGGAGCTCGCTCGACTGCTGGATGAGACCCGTGCAGACCtggaggagaggcaggcaATATCTGTGGCAACGAAACGGCAGCCGAGTTTTGAATCGTCGaccgtcggcggcgcacTCAGCGAGCTCGAGTCCGCTCAAAAGGAAGTGAAAAAACTGCAGAGGCGGATGAAGAAGTTCACAGGCGAGCGAAACAGTGTGACAGAACGGGTCTACGAGTTGCAAGTGCGGTTGGCTCGCACCGATCGAACCCTCGGTGCACTGCAGGGCCGGGTGATCGTGATTGCCTCCATCGCTGACGGTGGTatcggtggcgcagcagtggcggatGCGGCCGCGAGGGTCGATGCCGCCGATTGCACGAAGCTGGCGCTGAGCGACTGTGGAGAGGAGACAACCTACCAGTACGACTATTGCTTTGGTAAAGATGCCTCTGTGGAGCAAGTCTTCGCTGAGCTTTGCGGCCCTTTGGCTTTTGTGTGGTCGGGCTACCAGTTGGCGCTTATGACGGTCGGGGAGTTTCGCTCAGGGAAGACAGGCCTCGTGAAAGAGATACTTCCTCTTTTCACAAAATACCTGTCAAAGGAAGCTGAAGAGAGCCCACAACGCTTGTTTTTCAGCTTTACGTACCGTGTCGCCGTTGTTGAGATTGCTGCGCGTGGAGGCTTCGACTGTGCATCAGGGGACAACGTCACGGAGGTGTGCTGCGATTCGAGCGGATTTGTGCAGCCGAAGAACGTGCGCTTCATCGAGTGCACAAGTGGCAGCATTTCCATTGTGGTCGACAACCTTCTTGCCAAACGGCGACAGCACTACAACGGCCGCTCACATACCTGGATCCAGCTCCAGTGTGTACGGACAAGCGTTGCGCGCCAGTGCCAGACAGTTGGCAGACTGACCATTTTCGactggtgcggcagcgccttgCTTGCATCGCAGAAGAAGGACATCGAGAGCGCGCGCTTTGCGAACGCGTCTAGCCAGGGTCTGCGAGACCTCATCACAGCACTCGGTGGCAAACTGTCTGTGATTCCGTACACAAAATCTCTAGAGACGTCGCTGCTTTTTGACTTGCTCGGTGGCAACTCGGTAACTGCGGTGATCGGTCGCATACGATCCTCCGCGGAGCACATCGAGGAGACCCTTCGAACACTTCATGTTTTGACTTCTCTCGTCGGTGTGCACAACGGACCTCTGGTGCCCGATAATCAAACCAGCGATGAGATTCGTTGGCAGGGTATTGTCGCGGCGCTGTGTTCCGACCACATAGCGGGGAGAGAGCTGAAGGCAGTGGAAAACATCCGGGAGCTCTAG
- a CDS encoding kinetoplast-associated protein-like protein — MAPRRSRAKRLHLPGAARCLAAQPSVTPHVAVASPVAPPPAATAPAAKPPRSVEPPVAACVQPAATFMVPPATVARAPVVEETPAAPTPNSTPASTVRTREHTAEVQCPPDVTPVSVAATASAVPTGEAMPPAAPVSAAPSMNSPRAGISAHRRRLRAKRRAAAALARKAKHHGNTISAPQQTVSPSTSPQPPSPAAPPETVPVATVEAPEAAAAVEPTSVAAAPNVAQGGSAASELKEPAAATVMSSPPASTPTTTPHRSTISRIPKKRKFFAELDHGVAQPAAEATPQPAFSERHLRGSVTAADALPRSEVPSAVPPVTPTTAVEEVTKKTAAVVEAVHAPAAARRMVTHRISKMHAKGAAAKLKHSSGNLVSAETTLEAAPAVIASVTGKAPALNASTLTVPEKPAAPTAPPVAAPSGEPPQRSASLTPQSTAPHVTSAAAVTPSGRATISRIAKKRKHFFAELEEPPASAAAALNGTGATTTTAGAEPTAPTVEAVVAPPLAAVAAADVVATKATATRAMARRRSMKRGKLPPQTAVAEAPSSADALSSEATAPTPATPTVEATSAPLPEAVQGAKVAAPAESVGEAVTTADAGRPVETPTPPAAQRKLSTAKKKVKRLTAAAIRRREMAAYNRIPKRFRPPVVPRSVFSPPAAAPESTPAPTDPPAATAVVEAVEVNEAPQPAEMRAEGQAAAAVETIVEAPAVEVAPPPPGASTASAAAAVEPEVPLTETTTSAVLFTAPAEEQCLVGQAPAATKSMKVRIAQSIRKRFFTALEDVPAPSPTEAAATETAAAAAEAQAAVPQARAAVQAIESSPQVAVDGTTVDAELAAAADEAVAPKSTLDPESKAGSATSAVEAASTEAPQPMADHQPTEITSAEETSFEVVKALRTGGVGLASESVAVHTDTPALPQRKVVRVTNVRDMLKAIRKAKQAGKRGCSKKRLSHKPLSQHLSTAVTGAVDETVNAEASSTAAEANLPAEVVDAGIHAALQKEAEAVTVVEETETPSATEQQTVVQAQAAEVEAETYAESTTTMATPEVTEARSTESVDKEAVQPPEALQHAEMLVSPAQAAVTAPVKDFLPHAFSSPSPARRQAARQKIKKHAKLAAARLNKRQTYTVSAAAPLAAAHASAEAMDAPLVEAVHAAAEPPVPPAEEASAATLVRRSALVLPSGNVVVESFTDDEMVLRRMALDDSWDVGLRFDWQERTLAISSFPTFEETDKRSAHPFVDRFKSKPRWLLKEVNETSAAHMRKALDSMNRSLTARFVFRHWR, encoded by the coding sequence ATGGCACCGCGCCGATCTCGCGCCAAGCGCCTTCACCTCCCCGGTGCGGCTCGGTGCCTTGCAGCACAGCCCTCCGTGACTCCTCATGTGGCGGTGGCCTCGCCAGTGGCTCCTCCGCCGGCTGCGACCGCGCCTGCAGCGAAACCGCCAAGATCGGTGGAGCCCCCTGTCGCCGCATGTGTGCAGCCGGCGGCCACCTTCATGGTGCCCCCAGCGACCGTTGCGCGAGCGCCAGTTGTCGAGGAAACCCCTGCAGCACCAACACCGAATTCCACGCCCGCCTCGACGGTCCGTACAAGAGAGCACACAGCCGAGGTACAGTGTCCTCCTGACGTGACGCCGGTTTCTGTTGCCGCAACCGCCTCTGCGGTGCCCACAGGTGAAGCGATGCCACCAGCTGCTCCAGtatcagcagcgccatcgatGAATTCACCACGAGCAGGCATCAGTGCACATCGTCGACGACTGCGTGCTAAgcgacgcgcagctgcggcgctcGCGCGCAAAGCTAAGCATCATGGAAACACCATttccgcaccgcagcagacgGTCAGTCCCTCCACGTCGCCTCagccgccttctcctgcagcgcctccggaGACGGTGCCTGTTGCAACAGTGGAGGCTCCAGAAGCTGCGGCCGCAGTTGAGCCAACCTCggttgcagcagcgccaaacGTTGCGCAAGGGGGCTCCGCGGCGTCAGAGCTAAAggagccagcagctgctacGGTGATGTCGTCCCCTCCAGCATCAACGCCGACTACCACCCCCCACCGCTCCACGATCAGCCGCATTCCAAAGAAGCGGAAGTTCTTTGCAGAGCTTGATCATGGTGTGGCCcagccagcagcagaggcaacACCACAACCCGCCTTCTCAGAAAGGCATCTACGGGGCTCAGTCACTGCGGCGGATGCACTGCCGAGGAGCGAGGTTCCGTCCGCCGTGCCGCCTGTGACACCGACAACAGCAGTGGAGGAAGTCACCAAGAAGACTGCCGCAGTCGTCGAAGCGGTACACgctccggctgctgcgcgtcgcaTGGTGACTCACCGCATTTCAAAGATGCATGCTAaaggagcagcggcgaagctCAAGCACAGCAGTGGCAACCTTGTCTCTGCCGAGACTACTCTtgaagcagcaccggcagtAATCGCATCCGTGACCGGAAAAGCACCTGCCCTCAATGCATCCACCCTCACGGTGCCGGAGAAGCCCGCGGCACCAACTGCACCCCCCGTGGCGGCGCCTTCTGGGGAGCCTCCGCAGCGTTCTGCTTCCTTGACGCCTCAATCCACGGCCCCACACGTgacctctgccgctgcggtcaCCCCGTCGGGTCGTGCCACCATCAGCCGCATCgcgaagaaaagaaagcacTTCTTCGCGGAGCTGGAAGAGCCCCCAGcaagtgccgcagcggctctgAACGGCACTGGTGCCACAACTACGACAGCGGGAGCGGAGCCCacggcgccgacggtggAGGCCGTGGTAGCCCCCCCACTGGCAGCGGTAGCCGCGGCAGACGTGGTGGCGACGAAGGCGACGGCCACGCGGGCGATGGCGAGGCGTCGAAGCATGAAGCGGGGAAAGCTCCCGCCGCAgacagcggtggcagagGCACCGTCGTCTGCAGATGCGCTTTCCTCTGAGGCCACTGCACCGACGCCTGCGACGCCAACTGTTGAAGCGACGTCAGCTCCCCTGCCGGAGGCTGTTCAGGGTGCCAAAGTCGCAGCTCCTGCGGAGTCGGTTGGAGAGGCGGTCACGACGGCAGACGCAGGTCGGCCAGTGGAGACCCCCACTCCTCCCGCCGCGCAGCGCAAACTGAGTACCGCGAAGAAGAAGGTGAAGCGCCTAACGGCTGCGGCGATTCGGCGGCGCGAGATGGCTGCGTACAATCGCATTCCAAAGCGCTTCCGCCCCCCAGTGGTGCCACGATCGGTGTTCTCtccgccggcggcagcgccggagAGCACGCCCGCACCGACAGATCCCCCAGCGGCTACCGCAGTTGTAGAGGCAGTGGAAGTCAACGAGGCACCGCAGCCAGCGGAGATGCGCGCAGAGGGAcaggcagcggctgcggtcGAGACGATCGTGGAGGCACCCGCagtggaggtggcgccgcctccaccagGCGCATCTACcgcctcagcagctgcagcggtggagccGGAGGTGCCTCTCACCGAGACAACGACGAGTGCAGTCCTCTTCACAGCCCCGGCAGAGGAACAGTGTCTGGTGGGTcaggcgccggcagcgacgaagAGCATGAAGGTGCGCATTGCACAGTCGATAAGGAAGCGCTTTTTCACTGCTCTCGAGGATGTGCCGGCTCCCAGcccgacggaggcggcggccactgagacggccgccgctgccgcggaaGCGCAAGCCGCCGTCCCTCAGGCTCGTGCTGCCGTGCAGGCGATCGAGTCTTCGCCTCAAGTGGCAGTCGATGGCACGACCGTGGATGCCGagctggccgccgccgcagatgAAGCTGTGGCGCCGAAAAGCACACTTGACCCAGAAAGCAAGGCTGGCTCTGCCACATCAGCAGTGGAAGCGGCATCCAccgaggcgccgcagccgatgGCGGATCATCAGCCCACCGAAATCACCTCGGCTGAGGAGACCTCCTTCGAGGTCGTCAAAGCACTGCGTACCGGGGGAGTAGGACTTGCCTCGGAGTCGGTCGCGGTGCACACGGACACCCCTGCGCTCCCTCAGAGGAAGGTGGTGCGTGTCACCAATGTGCGGGACATGCTGAAGGCGATTCGCAAGGCAAAGCAGGCTGGCAAGCGGGGGTGCTCAAAGAAGCGTCTTTCCCACAAGCCGCTGTCGCAGCAcctctccaccgccgtcacggGCGCCGTAGATGAAACCGTGAATGCGGAAGCGTCGTCCACGGCCGCAGAGGCAAATCTACCTGCGGAAGTAGTCGACGCAGGAATCCATGCAGCACTGCAGAAAgaagcggaggcggtgacggTTGTGGAGGAGACGGAAACCCCCTCAGCGACTGAGCAGCAGACGGTGGTGCAGGCACAGGCGGCGGAGGTTGAGGCGGAGACGTACGCTGAGTCGACAACGACGATGGCGACACCcgaggtgacggaggcgcGCTCGACAGAGTCTGTGGACAAGGAAGCAGTGCAGCCGCCAGAGGCTCTGCAGCATGCAGAGATGCTAGTGTCACCGGCACAAGCGGCAGTCACAGCCCCCGTGAAGGACTTCCTGCCACACGCCTTCTCTTCCCCGTCTCCTGCGCGGCGCCAGGCGGCGAGGCAGAAGATCAAGAAGCACGCGAAACTGGCCGCAGCACGGCTCAACAAGCGCCAGACTTACACCGTGtcggccgcagcgccccTGGCAGCAGCTCACGCCTCCGCTGAAGCCATGGACGCCCCGCTGGTAGAGGCGGTacatgctgctgcagagccgCCCGTGCCGCCTGCAGAAGAGGCGTCCGCCGCAACTCTTGTGCGCCGTTccgcgctggtgctgccaaGCGGCAACGTGGTGGTGGAGTCGTTCACGGACGATGAGATGGTGCTGCGTCGCATGGCCCTTGACGACAGCTGGGATGTCGGGCTGCGGTTTGACTGGCAGGAGCGCACGCTAGCCATCTCGTCATTCCCCACATTCGAAGAGACGGACAAGCGGTCGGCTCACCCGTTTGTGGATCGGTTTAAGTCGAAGCCGCGGTGgctgctgaaggaggtgAACGAGACGAGCGCGGCGCACATGAGGAAGGCGCTGGACTCCATGAATCGGAGTTTGACAGCGCGGTTTGTCTTCCGGCATTGGAGGTAA
- a CDS encoding putative ADP-ribosylation factor, whose amino-acid sequence MGGWLSSLLGKKEVRILMVGLDAAGKTTILYKLKLGEVVTTIPTIGFNVETLEYKNLKFTMWDVGGQDKLRPLWRHYYQNTNGIIFVVDSNDRDRVRDAKAELEKMLVEDDLRAATLLVFANKQDLPNAMSTTEVTEKLGLHALRQRNWYIQGCCGTTAQGLYEGLDWLSANIKKSMN is encoded by the coding sequence ATGGGAGGCTGGCTGTCGTCGCTACTGGGGAAGAAGGAGGTGCGTATCCTCATGGTCGGTCTTGATGCCGCCGGTAAGACCACCATTCTGTACAAGCTGAAGCTCGGCGAGGTCGTGACCACCATCCCGACCATCGGGTTCAACGTCGAGACACTCGAGTACAAGAATCTGAAGTTCACCATGTGGGATGTCGGTGGCCAGGACAAGCTTCGCCCGCTGTGGCGCCACTACTATCAGAACACGAATGGCATCATCTTCGTGGTCGATAGCAACGATCGTGATCGTGTGCGCGATGCCAAGGCGGAGTTGGAGAAAATGCTCGTTGAGGACGATCTCCGCGCCGCGACGCTGCTTGTGTTCGCCAACAAGCAGGATCTGCCGAATGCCATGAGCACGACAGAGGTGACAGAGAAGCTTGGCCTACATgccctgcgccagcgcaaCTGGTACATTCaaggctgctgcggcaccaccgctcaGGGTCTCTACGAGGGTCTCGACTGGCTTTCTGCCAATATCAAGAAGTCCATGAACTGA